Proteins co-encoded in one Grus americana isolate bGruAme1 chromosome 12, bGruAme1.mat, whole genome shotgun sequence genomic window:
- the LOC129211841 gene encoding ras-related GTP-binding protein A, producing the protein MPSTAMKKKVLLMGKSGSGKTSMRSIIFANYIARDTRRLGATIDVEHSHVRFLGNLVLNLWDCGGQDTFMENYFTSQRDNIFRNVEVLIYVFDVESRELEKDMHYYQSCLEAILQNSPDAKIFCLVHKMDLVQEDQRDLIFKEREEDLKRLSRPLECVCFRTSIWDETLYKAWSSIVYQLIPNVQQLEMNLRNFAQIIEADEVLLFERATFLVISHYQCKEQRDVHRFEKISNIIKQFKLSCSKLAASFQSMEVRNSNFAAFIDIFTSNTYVMVVMSDPSIPSAATLINIRNARKHFEKLERVDGPKHSLLMR; encoded by the exons ATGCCAAGCACAGCCATGAAGAAAAAG gtgcTGCTGATGGGTAAAAGTGGGTCTGGGAAGACCAGCATGAGGTCCATTATCTTTGCAAACTACATCGCCAGGGACACACGGCGCCTGGGTGCCACAA TTGACGTGGAGCACTCCCATGTTAGATTTCTAGGAAACCTGGTATTAAACCTCTGGGACTGCGGAGG ACAGGACACCTTTATGGAGAACTACTTCACCAGTCAGCGGGACAACATCTTCCGCAACGTAGAAGTCCTCATCTATGTCTTTGATGTAGAGAGCCGTGAACTGGAGAAGGACATGCACTACTACCAGTCATGCTTGGAGGCAATTCTTCAGAACTCTCCTGATGCAAAGATCTTTTGTCTGGTGCACAAGATGGACTTGGTGCAGGAGGATCAGCGGGATCTG attTTTAAAGAGCGTGAGGAAGACTTGAAGCGCCTTTCCCGTCCCTTGGAATGTGTTTGTTTTAGAACTTCCATCTGGGATGAAACGCTTTACAAG GCTTGGTCCAGTATAGTCTATCAGCTGATCCCTAATGTCCAGCAGCTGGAAATGAACCTGAGGAACTTTGCTCAGATCATCGAGGCAGATGAAGTGCTTCTGTTTGAGAGAGCCACTTTCCTG GTCATTTCTCACTATCAATGCAAAGAACAGCGGGATGTCCACAGATTTGAGAAAATCAGCAACATTATTAAACAATTCAAGCTAAGTTGCAG TAAGCTGGCAGCTTCTTTCCAGAGCATGGAGGTCAGGAACTCTAACTTTGCTGCTTTCATTGACATCTTTACATCAAATACATACGTGATGGTGGTTATGTCAGACCCTTCAATAC CTTCTGCGGCTACGCTGATCAACATCCGCAATGCCAGAAAACACTTTGAGAAGCTGGAGAGAGTGGATGGACCAAAGCACAGCCTGCTCATGCGCTGA